The window GTGACGGCGGCCAAGCAGGTAATAAACAATCACCGTCACCGGCAGGAACGCCAGCAGGAACACATAGCTGTGGAACAGCATCAGCTATTTCCCGTAAAAGCCCGGCCCCTGCGGAGCCGGATGGGCATGAACGATATTTTCAAGCTGGTATGGAAGGATAAAGTGAGATAGTTGGTCAGGCCTGTTTTTTCAGCACCGCGCAGTAGTTGAGCGGCCTTTTGGACGATTCCGGGCTGTCGGACGGATACACCGGCAGCACATCTTCCAGTTCGATGCTAAGTTTCGCGTTGGAAATCAGCTCCCGGACCTCTTGGGCATTCTCGAAAAGGTAAATATGGTCCGAACTGGCGGCGAATATGGCCGTGGTGACGAATATCGGAGCGTCCGGCGCGGCCACCCGGGCAAGTTCCTTTAGCACCACCAGCGGATTCTCCACATGTTCGAGCACTTCGCCCATCATCACCGAGTCGAATTTGTTGTCCTCGAACGGGATTCCATCGGAGACGTTGCGGTTGATGAACCGCGCATTGGGCCGCCCCTTATGGCCGAAGGCGAACTTGCCGGCCCTGTCTATGGCGAAATCGCTGATGTCCAGCCCGGTATAACGGACATCCTCATGGGCCGTGAGCAACTGGTAAAGCTGGAATCCCGTGCCAACGCCCACTTCCAGCGACTCCGGATTCTTCTTTATCCCGGGGAGGAACTTTTCCGTGAAAAAAACCTTGTTCATCAAATAATGGTTGGGCCACAGCGGCTGGCTTAGCAAAAGGCCGTTAAGGTAATCGGAGCCGTACACATCCTTGTTGTGGTACACATGCTCCATGGCCTCCTTCTCGGTGGAATACAGGTAGTGGCCGCATTTCTCCAGCCGCCTCTGCAACTCCAGGAACTCCACGCTGAGCACGACGTAACTTCTGACCGATTGCCTGAGCCAGTTGGCCGGATCGCCATATATCCCGTTCAGCCTTTGGCCGATAAGCTCCAGTGTGGCAAGCCGCCCGGCAAATGGGGAGCATGACGCCTCGACGGTGGCCTTGAGCAGAAGCGGCATTTGCGCGTCCAGTTCCTCGAGGATCGCCCTGGACACCGGATATGCGGACAATTGCGGGGCGAGTGATTTGAAAAAGGAGCTCATCTTAGAAAGCGACTCCTTTCGCCGCCAAAGCGTTCTTTACGGCGCGGATGTCCTTGAAGTCCGCTATTTCGAGGATCTCGAACGACACGCCGAACTGCCCCTCAAGCTCGTTTATAAGGTGCACCATGCCGATGGAGTCCCATCCGTCTATGGTCTCCTGCGAGGAGTCCTCGGTCAAAGAGTTTGCGTCCGCGCCGTACAGGTCGGCGAACACTGAATAAAGCTTCTTAAGGTTGTCGTCAGGCATTTACGGCTTCTCCTATTCTTATCCAATCCGGGTATTGTACCTGCGCGGGAAGGCCTAGCGAGTAAAACTTGCGCCCATCCGCCTCCCCCGTCAAAGTCATTCCAAACTTTTCAAAAAGGCCGGAGACCTGGGCGTTTTTCTCCGTCGGCGCGTATTCCGCCGCAAGTTTTTTATAGCCCTTCGCCGCGATGTTTTCAACAAGGCCGCTCCAAAGCGCGTTCTCGGCCCCTCTTCCCAATGCTCTGCAGCTTAAAAGGAAACTGTCCACCACCGCCTGCTCCGCGTCCACCTCCCGGGCTATCGCAAGACCGATGATCCCCTGGTCGCCATAACGGTCCTTAAGCGAAATGGTGAGCAGGATATTGCGCTTTGACGAGAGCATCGCCGCCAGGTCTGGCGCCTTGTGCCTTTTTGTGGTGACGTTGAACTGGTTCGTCTTGGACAGCATCTGGGCGGCCCTGTTCAGGGTCGAATCGTCCACGGGGGCTATGACCGCCTCCATTTTCATCTCGCGCAGGAAATCTTCCACGCCGCCGCATTTTTCCAGCAACTGGCCCCGCAACCGCTGGTTGGCGTAGTCCTCGTGCCTTTTGGCGTCCTCTTCGCTTCCCCTGTAGGTGTCAAAATAGCCGCATTCGGACAGAACGCGCCAGATGGACAGCGGGTCCTCGCTCACCTCCAGCACCATCACCTCGGGCGCCATATACTTCATTTCCTGCCGTTCGAACTCCTGGTCGTCAAGAAAAACGAACGAGTCCAGCCCGATGTCAAGTTCCTTTGCTATTTCGCGGATATTCTCACATTTGGGGGCCCAGTTCGCCCTCACCGCCGCGAAATCGTCCAGCGAAAGAAGCATCCCGTCCAGCCGCTTGAAAGCCTCCTCCACATCGGCGTGGTTGTTCTTGGTGACAAGGGCCAGAAGAATCCCCTGTTGCTTTAGCGACCAGGCGAAGTGCTGTATCCGCCTGTAAACGTTCCCCGGGAAATCGTGGCCGATGACAAGCCCTTCCACCCCATCCTCGCCAAGCACCCCTTTCCAGAGGGTGTTGTCCAGGTCCAACGCCAGGCATTTGGCCGGCGGATACAGAAGCGGGCGCAAAACGCGCTTTATATGTTTGGCGAAAGAAAACGCCGCGAGCCCGTCGGCCACGGGCTGCCGGGCGAACAGGTCCATCTTGTCGTCATACATCGAGCCGATATGACGCGCCGGAAGGTTTGCGATGTCCAGAACGTGCAGATGGATGTTTTGCGAGGCCATCTCCAGCAACTCCAGGTTTATCTTCATGATCACGCTGGACAGGCCGTGATGGACATGCGGGTCCCTCACAGGGTTTATGTGGCGCGCCGGATATGGGAACGTGGACATAAAGAGAGGGGCGGAGGAAATCTTCGGGTATTGGGCGCATATGTTCCCGATCCTGGCGATGATCTGCTTTGCGGCCGCAAGCCGCGCCTGGGGGCTCCAGCTGTGCCCTTCCAGCGCAAGATTCGGGTGGAGCTCTTCAAGCCTCCACAGGACAATAACCGCGTCCGGTGAGTTTTGCAGCATCGGCGACGCCGGATCCAGAAGCGACTGCTCTATGTTGTCAAGCTCCCCCAAGGCTATCACCGGCCTGCATGGGCATGTGGAAAGAGCAAGCTTTATGTAATCAAGCTGTGTCTCCACCGTGTACGTCCGCACGATTCCAAGCTTGAACCCCGGCCCAGCAAGCTCCGCCGGAAGTTCGTTTACGCTCTTTAAAGCCCGCCGGACCGACCCTATCGAAGGCGCAGCGGCAGCCTCCATCACAGCCTTTACGGCCTGCTCGGGCCAGGATCCGGAAATATCAAGCCCCGCCGCCGCGTTTTTCATTTCGCCACCCCTTCGGCTCCTGCATTTGCGTTCCCGCCCGCCGGGGCCTTCAATACCGGGTATAGCGCCTCCGCCATCAGCTTGTGTCCAAGCTCGTTGGGATGTGCGTCCACCTTTGTGGCCCATATCTGCCCGGGGGTCAGCCCCTTGAACGCCTGATAGAAATTCACGAACGTGTATCCGTTCTCTTTTGCGATCTTCTCGAACTCTTCGTCGGTGAACTGGAACCTGTAATTTACCAGGTCGTGGGTCTCCGGTATCAGGCCGAGGTAAAGCCTTACGTGATTTTCCTTCGCGTAGCCCGCCAGCCGCTTGAAGGCGGTTTTCATCGACTTGAATCCCTCGCGCTCCGGATTGAACACGCTCCTGTAATACGCCTCCAGCGAATCGAATCCGGCGGGGCCGGTGTTCTGTTTGATTACGCTCCAGATTGTCACCGCCAGCTGGCTGTTTCGCATCAGGAAGTTGGCCGAGCCGGCCTCCAGTATCTCCGCGTCACGCACGAAACACAGCGCCACCACGTCGGTCGGCTTTAATTTATTAAGCCTGGTGATGAAAAGCTCCACATACCTGGCGGTGTTATAGTTGGCCACGCCGGAGTTGAACACTTCCACATCGTCACCGTCTTTGGCGAACATCTGCCGTATCCGCTCCTCAACGGTCTTGTCCTCCTCCACCCCCCATCCAAGGGTCACCGATCCGCCGATGAAAACTATCCTCCTTTTGCCCGTCTCGCCCGGCACGGGGCCGCCCCTCATCCCCCATTCATTAAGCCGGATGTTCACGTTCTGTAGGACCGCCTGGCTGTTTGGCGCATGCTCGTGCCCTAACACCGGGTTATCGCTGGGGCGTTTTAAACCGATGCTGTACCGCCACATCTCTATATCGTAATTCTGCATGGACGAATTCTTGATCCGCAGGACCACCTCCCCTATCAAAAGCGGCAGCAGCAGGGAGACTATAACAGCGGCGGCCTTCACAGGAGCGCTGGAGAGCTTCATCTTCAGAATCCCCGCGGTCTTACCGCGCCCCCAGCGCAAGCCTTTGCATTTCCGGCAGGCCGCTGTGCGCCAAGCGCGCAAAAGGCCTTTTCAGATCGAAAGCAAAGGGCGTTATGTAATGGATCATCCCCATGATCCTTATTTTGGTCTGCACGCGCGAGCCGTAATGAAAGCATCGCGACGCGTCTGCGAAACCCACCGTCCCCTTCGGCCCGGCGAGCGGGATCGCCTCTCCTTCCTTTATGTGGGCGTTTATCGCGTCGTCGCCCACCCTTGTTCCCCATCGGTAATCTATGGCGTCGCGGATCTCCTTCGACTTCTTCGCCGAGATGGCGGTCAGCGGCCCGCTTTGCCCGTCCACGTCGTTGCAGAAAAGGAAAATGCGCATCTTGGTCAGGTCTTCCCAGTCGCAATGGTAAAGCTGGCTCCCCTTGAACTGCGTGCTTTCGTTCGGGCGGGAATACCATATGTCCACGTAATTGACTATCGGCACGAACCCGAAATAATTGGAGACCGCCGCCAGTATGTCGTCGCGCAACGCAAGCTTCAGGAACGGCGAATCAAGTTCGAGTGTCTTGCGGTCCACAAAGTACATGAGCAGGTAATCTTTGGAATACGGATTCTTGGAATTGGCCATGTGGGCGGCGATGTCCTCCGTTTCCATCCGTTTTGTTATCGAGCCGATCAACTCATCGGCTCCAGCCAATCCTCCCGGCGGAAACACCTTGAATCCGTCGTCGCGCGGGATTTCAAAACCGGCCCTGGAGGCGTTTTCCCGCGCCGCGTTCACCCGTTTTTCCATCTCGCCCCTGTTGAACATTCCGGCCACCCTGTTCATAAGCTCGCGCACAGGCTCCGGCTGGAAAGGCAGGTATCCGTTCGGATGGCTGGACCTGCCAAGGAGGTAATTGACGGTGTCTCCCAGAAACGAC of the Nitrospinota bacterium genome contains:
- a CDS encoding class I SAM-dependent methyltransferase, translated to MSSFFKSLAPQLSAYPVSRAILEELDAQMPLLLKATVEASCSPFAGRLATLELIGQRLNGIYGDPANWLRQSVRSYVVLSVEFLELQRRLEKCGHYLYSTEKEAMEHVYHNKDVYGSDYLNGLLLSQPLWPNHYLMNKVFFTEKFLPGIKKNPESLEVGVGTGFQLYQLLTAHEDVRYTGLDISDFAIDRAGKFAFGHKGRPNARFINRNVSDGIPFEDNKFDSVMMGEVLEHVENPLVVLKELARVAAPDAPIFVTTAIFAASSDHIYLFENAQEVRELISNAKLSIELEDVLPVYPSDSPESSKRPLNYCAVLKKQA
- a CDS encoding acyl carrier protein — encoded protein: MPDDNLKKLYSVFADLYGADANSLTEDSSQETIDGWDSIGMVHLINELEGQFGVSFEILEIADFKDIRAVKNALAAKGVAF
- a CDS encoding HAD-IIIC family phosphatase; translation: MKNAAAGLDISGSWPEQAVKAVMEAAAAPSIGSVRRALKSVNELPAELAGPGFKLGIVRTYTVETQLDYIKLALSTCPCRPVIALGELDNIEQSLLDPASPMLQNSPDAVIVLWRLEELHPNLALEGHSWSPQARLAAAKQIIARIGNICAQYPKISSAPLFMSTFPYPARHINPVRDPHVHHGLSSVIMKINLELLEMASQNIHLHVLDIANLPARHIGSMYDDKMDLFARQPVADGLAAFSFAKHIKRVLRPLLYPPAKCLALDLDNTLWKGVLGEDGVEGLVIGHDFPGNVYRRIQHFAWSLKQQGILLALVTKNNHADVEEAFKRLDGMLLSLDDFAAVRANWAPKCENIREIAKELDIGLDSFVFLDDQEFERQEMKYMAPEVMVLEVSEDPLSIWRVLSECGYFDTYRGSEEDAKRHEDYANQRLRGQLLEKCGGVEDFLREMKMEAVIAPVDDSTLNRAAQMLSKTNQFNVTTKRHKAPDLAAMLSSKRNILLTISLKDRYGDQGIIGLAIAREVDAEQAVVDSFLLSCRALGRGAENALWSGLVENIAAKGYKKLAAEYAPTEKNAQVSGLFEKFGMTLTGEADGRKFYSLGLPAQVQYPDWIRIGEAVNA